In Mixophyes fleayi isolate aMixFle1 chromosome 3, aMixFle1.hap1, whole genome shotgun sequence, the genomic stretch GATCCTCTTTTCTAAATGTCTGCAGTGGAGAAAATAGGACAAAACAGATGGCGGTGGCAATGATTACACACATTTCTGCCATCGATTTGCCCACTGTTGCTGAAGACCCATCAAGCAAAAAAATATCCAATATTAGAAAACTATAGATTGCCCCAGCATATAGAACACAGTTAGGACCTTTTTATCATACTGGACGATCATATTGGTCATAGATAGTCTCACCATCACTAGTAACCATGAGTAAATGTCCACTCACACCGGTCATTTATTGTTTGGAAATTTCAGAAGACCCAACCAGAAAGGTGTCCTTCAGTAGTAGATCAGCTGGACTTGGAGATTTTGTAGTCCTAGTCCTGAGATGTCCAAGGATGTCCACTCTGACTAAAGCAGACCCTGCTGCGGTTATGTCCCTTTGGAGTTGTTGAGAAGGGTGGTAAGCTCCTCAATGTAGGAGATGGTACATTTTAACGTCTGGATCTTGGTGAGAGGTTGTCTGCCCTGGCTGTAGACTGGTGGCAGATTCGTTCTCAGGGTATGAAGTGCCTCAGCTATGGCCctcatcctcatcttctccctctCACTGGCCTTTCTCCTGCGTTGGGTGCTCATAACAGCTTTGAAACTTTGCTGACCACTTTTATTGTGACCTCCTTTGCTCCGTTCCATTTTGTGCTGGCATTCAGCAGGGTACTGTAACACCCTGTAAGCAACCATATCCTCGCTGTAGGGCATCTCCTCCAGGCTGGATGGATGTGAGGAACCAGAAAATGGAGACTCATAGGAGGCAGCAGAAGACAAACTCTGTGGGGACGGAGTCTGGCTAAGAGAATAGTTCTCGTTGTTTTGTTTCCAGTCCCAAGAGGTGGACAAGTAAGCAGATTCGGGGTCCGAGTCTGAACACAGGGCATAGTCCTCTTCCATCTTTACAATAGGTTGGTGAAGAGTGTCCATTACACAAGAGTAGGAGCTGGTAGGGAGGATGTAGAAGATACCTGAGCTCTGGAAAGTAGCAGATGACAGCCAGCTTCTCTGTGTGTTGTTAACTAATTCCCTGTAggggtgaggaggggggggggaccttTTTATACAGACCTGCCAAATCTG encodes the following:
- the MSGN1 gene encoding mesogenin-1 encodes the protein MDTLHQPIVKMEEDYALCSDSDPESAYLSTSWDWKQNNENYSLSQTPSPQSLSSAASYESPFSGSSHPSSLEEMPYSEDMVAYRVLQYPAECQHKMERSKGGHNKSGQQSFKAVMSTQRRRKASEREKMRMRAIAEALHTLRTNLPPVYSQGRQPLTKIQTLKCTISYIEELTTLLNNSKGT